In a genomic window of Flavobacterium lipolyticum:
- the rplC gene encoding 50S ribosomal protein L3 produces the protein MSGLIGKKIGMTSIFDENGKNIPCTVIEAGPCVVTQVRTKGVDGYEALQLGFDDKNEKHSTKAALGHFKKAGTVAKKKVVEFQDFATEQKLGDLIDVSIFSEGEFVDVQGVSKGKGFQGVVKRHGFGGVGQATHGQHNRLRAPGSVGASSYPSRVFKGMRMAGRMGGDNVKVQNLRVLKVVAEKNLLVIKGCVPGHKNSYVIIQK, from the coding sequence ATGTCTGGGTTAATTGGTAAAAAAATCGGCATGACTAGTATTTTCGACGAAAACGGGAAAAACATTCCTTGTACAGTAATCGAAGCTGGTCCTTGTGTTGTTACCCAAGTCAGAACCAAAGGTGTTGACGGGTACGAAGCGTTGCAACTTGGTTTCGATGACAAAAACGAGAAACATTCCACTAAAGCGGCTTTAGGTCACTTTAAAAAAGCTGGAACTGTAGCTAAGAAAAAAGTCGTTGAATTTCAAGATTTTGCAACTGAGCAAAAATTAGGAGATCTTATTGATGTTTCTATTTTTTCTGAAGGAGAATTTGTAGATGTACAAGGTGTATCTAAAGGTAAAGGTTTTCAAGGGGTTGTTAAGCGTCACGGATTTGGTGGTGTTGGACAAGCAACTCACGGTCAACACAACCGTTTAAGAGCGCCAGGTTCTGTAGGAGCATCTTCTTATCCATCTAGAGTATTCAAAGGAATGCGTATGGCTGGAAGAATGGGAGGAGACAATGTAAAAGTTCAAAACCTTAGAGTTTTAAAAGTAGTGGCTGAAAAGAACCTACTTGTTATTAAAGGATGTGTTCCTGGACATAAAAACTCTTATGTAATCATTCAGAAGTAA
- the rpsJ gene encoding 30S ribosomal protein S10: MSQKIRIKLKSYDHMLVDKSAEKIVKTVKTTGAVVTGPIPLPTHKKLFTVLRSPHVNKKAREQFEVMSYKRLIDIYSSSSKTIDALMKLELPSGVEVEIKV, encoded by the coding sequence ATGAGTCAAAAAATCAGAATAAAACTAAAGTCTTACGATCACATGTTGGTAGATAAATCTGCTGAAAAGATCGTGAAAACAGTAAAAACTACTGGTGCAGTTGTAACAGGTCCAATACCGTTGCCAACTCACAAAAAACTTTTCACTGTGTTGCGTTCTCCGCACGTTAACAAAAAAGCGAGAGAGCAATTTGAAGTAATGTCATACAAGAGATTGATTGATATTTATTCATCTTCATCTAAAACTATTGATGCTTTAATGAAACTTGAATTGCCAAGTGGTGTTGAAGTAGAGATAAAAGTATAA